In Pelmatolapia mariae isolate MD_Pm_ZW linkage group LG13, Pm_UMD_F_2, whole genome shotgun sequence, a genomic segment contains:
- the arhgef33 gene encoding rho guanine nucleotide exchange factor 33 isoform X2 translates to MESEKTETEEKTEGKSEDTEGNVEEASQGISQLWGLVVELREGLRAALAELCELRQKDLGLEEKLQAHQTDVDDKIMGLKNTLNTFKEELNVALFHIRDISSRQRDVQKRIELLHSENKDMMSVPHRKSSKADVLTAPSDEHICVPSQSELSVIQHFFPNMQSSGSPPRSTTSTQTSTSEQDQPRSCPETNSQTEINKRQRAALELLESERVYVSHLSLLLKANISFNGSEALTSKDKRPFPSSLRFLIQQHLELLHTLQERVLKCQWQGIMGDIFMRLTSKESDFLDFYVSYLKELPDCLSVVNMLATSSMKSSALLESDITGDESKPSLYTLLLQPVQRIPEYLLLLQGLLRQTDAEHPDYYLLLVCIQQFRAFTTQYHHLLQHNQELLLLNRKEVKRSTMKQLLKTVESGIQASNTGSPYPCSSAMLEHANQVRRRKQCLLEQIQSHRFQDWDRDQETETHCYDAEWPSHLPFFSHDLDSRNHKPTGLGSIPESEPSERSMLCQHHLPPRPAEFRQVQPGSALADALGEFLLPPDPPGLENLYEEDGGSFRDTSMLDRCSSASSDSSIDIAFVKCPKAPPASHHGIATNVSTTRDVFGNIGSQGNGYSKLPNRGCVSPDEAVLMRRNQHRPLQASQRKSKSLNGLQMENTVSGLDSGPLSDHLQRVGLGSHAKLERQSSKGSKGSSTPSRKVQTPLANRADSDKQSPDLHGLLSIDTGIQSWGDESKWRSGTEDSNHTPFSERSRKDKGGFRSSFKKLFKKKTSDEKKEKGGEKTPESQNNGEYESPGKNPKLVQLEMNRGTAV, encoded by the exons ATGGAGagtgagaaaacagaaacagaggagAAGACAGAGGGGAAGTCAGAAG ATACAGAGGGAAATGTTGAAGAAGCTAGCCAGGGGATTTCTCAG CTGTGGGGCCTGGTGGTTGAGCTGCGCGAGGGGCTCCGGGCGGCGCTGGCGGAGCTGTGCGAGCTGCGTCAAAAGGACCTCGGTTTGGAAGAGAAGCTCCAGGCCCATCAGACTGATGTGGATGATAAGATAATGGGCCTCAAGAACACGCTCAACACATTTAAG GAGGAGCTGAATGTGGCGTTGTTCCACATCAGGGACATTTCCAGCAGACAAAGAGATGTTCAGAAGAGGATAGAACTGCTGCACTCAGAAAACAAAGATATGATGTCAGTTCCACACAG aaagagctcCAAGGCTGATGTGCTGACAGCACCCAGTGATGAACACATCTGTGTGCCCAGCCAATCAGAGCTCAGTGTTATTCAGCACTTTTTCCCCAATATGCAGAGCAGCGGGTCACCGCCGAGGAGCACCACGTCGACTCAGA CCTCCACGTCTGAGCAGGACCAGCCAAGATCTTGTCCTGAGACCAATAGTCAGACTGAAATAA ATAAAAGACAGAGAGCAGCCTTGGAGCTGCTGGAGTCTGAGAGAGTTTACGTGTCCCACCTTTCTCTGCTTCTGAAGGCAAACATCTCCTTCAACGGATCAGAAGCCCTCACTTCCAAAGACAAACG tCCATTTCCCAGCTCTTTGAGGTTTCTGATCCAGCAGCACCTTGAGCTCCTTCATACTCTTCAAGAACGTGTGCTCAAATGCCAGTGGCAAGGCATCATGGGAGATATATTCATGAGGCTTACAAGTAAAGAG AGTGATTTCTTGGATTTTTATGTATCCTACCTGAAGGAGCTTCCAGACTGTCTGTCAGTTGTCAACATGCTGGCTACCAGCTCCATGAAGTCTTCGGCCTTGCTTGAG AGTGACATAACAGGTGATGAATCCAAACCCTCCCTCTACACTCTGCTGCTTCAGCCAGTTCAGAGGATCCCCGAGTACCTGCTGCTTTTACAG ggacTACTGAGGCAGACTGATGCAGAGCATCCAGACTACTATCTGCTGCTGGTGTGCATACAGCAGTTCAGGGCTTTTACTACACAGtaccaccacctcctccagcacAATCAGGAGCTTCTGCTGCTCAACCGCAAGGAGGTGAAGAG GTCTACCATGAAACAGCTGTTAAAGACAGTAGAGAGTGGGATTCAAGCCAGCAACACTGGCTCACCGTACCCTTGCAGCAGTGCAATGCT GGAACATGCCAACCAGGTGAGGCGCAGAAAGCAGTGTCTGCTGGAACAGATTCAGTCGCACCGTTTCCAAGATTGGGACCGAGACCAAGAAACTGAAACTCATTGCTACGATGCAGAGTGGCCCTCCCACCTCCCTTTCTTCAGCCATGATCTAGACTCACGGAACCACAAACCAAcag gTCTTGGCAGCATCCCAGAAAGTGAGCCCTCTGAGAGGTCGATGTTGTGCCAGCATCATCTGCCTCCCAGACCTGCAGAGTTCCGCCAGGTTCAGCCGGGATCTGCTCTGGCAGATGCCCTCGGAGAGTTTCTCCTTCCTCCAGATCCCCCTGGGCTGGAGAACCTCTATGAAGAAGATGGAGGCTCTTTTCGTGATACCTCTATGTTGGAccgctgttcttctgcctcttcTGATTCCTCCATTGACATTGCCTTTGTGAAGTGCCCAAAAGCCCCCCCAGCGTCACATCACGGAATAGCAACAAATGTGTCGACTACCCGTGATGTTTTTGGCAACATAGGAAGCCAAGGGAATGGTTATAGCAAACTGCCCAACCGGGGTTGTGTCTCTCCAGACGAAGCTGTTCTTATGCGTCGCAATCAGCATCGCCCCCTTCAGGCCAGCCAACGTAAGAGCAAG TCACTGAATGGGCTGCAAATGGAGAACACAGTGAGTGGTCTGGACAGTGGACCTTTATCAGACCATCTCCAAAGGGTGGGATTGGGCAGCCATGCCAAACTGGAGCGCCAGAGCAGTAAAGGCAGCAAAGGAAGTTCCACCCCCTCCCGTAAGGTCCAGACCCCCTTGGCGAACAGAGCTGACAGTGACAAGCAGAGCCCTGATCTTCATGGACTGCTCAGCATA GACACAGGAATCCAGTCATGGGGCGATGAGTCCAAGTGG
- the arhgef33 gene encoding rho guanine nucleotide exchange factor 33 isoform X1 gives MESEKTETEEKTEGKSEDTEGNVEEASQGISQLWGLVVELREGLRAALAELCELRQKDLGLEEKLQAHQTDVDDKIMGLKNTLNTFKEELNVALFHIRDISSRQRDVQKRIELLHSENKDMMSVPHSRKSSKADVLTAPSDEHICVPSQSELSVIQHFFPNMQSSGSPPRSTTSTQTSTSEQDQPRSCPETNSQTEINKRQRAALELLESERVYVSHLSLLLKANISFNGSEALTSKDKRPFPSSLRFLIQQHLELLHTLQERVLKCQWQGIMGDIFMRLTSKESDFLDFYVSYLKELPDCLSVVNMLATSSMKSSALLESDITGDESKPSLYTLLLQPVQRIPEYLLLLQGLLRQTDAEHPDYYLLLVCIQQFRAFTTQYHHLLQHNQELLLLNRKEVKRSTMKQLLKTVESGIQASNTGSPYPCSSAMLEHANQVRRRKQCLLEQIQSHRFQDWDRDQETETHCYDAEWPSHLPFFSHDLDSRNHKPTGLGSIPESEPSERSMLCQHHLPPRPAEFRQVQPGSALADALGEFLLPPDPPGLENLYEEDGGSFRDTSMLDRCSSASSDSSIDIAFVKCPKAPPASHHGIATNVSTTRDVFGNIGSQGNGYSKLPNRGCVSPDEAVLMRRNQHRPLQASQRKSKSLNGLQMENTVSGLDSGPLSDHLQRVGLGSHAKLERQSSKGSKGSSTPSRKVQTPLANRADSDKQSPDLHGLLSIDTGIQSWGDESKWRSGTEDSNHTPFSERSRKDKGGFRSSFKKLFKKKTSDEKKEKGGEKTPESQNNGEYESPGKNPKLVQLEMNRGTAV, from the exons ATGGAGagtgagaaaacagaaacagaggagAAGACAGAGGGGAAGTCAGAAG ATACAGAGGGAAATGTTGAAGAAGCTAGCCAGGGGATTTCTCAG CTGTGGGGCCTGGTGGTTGAGCTGCGCGAGGGGCTCCGGGCGGCGCTGGCGGAGCTGTGCGAGCTGCGTCAAAAGGACCTCGGTTTGGAAGAGAAGCTCCAGGCCCATCAGACTGATGTGGATGATAAGATAATGGGCCTCAAGAACACGCTCAACACATTTAAG GAGGAGCTGAATGTGGCGTTGTTCCACATCAGGGACATTTCCAGCAGACAAAGAGATGTTCAGAAGAGGATAGAACTGCTGCACTCAGAAAACAAAGATATGATGTCAGTTCCACACAG cagaaagagctcCAAGGCTGATGTGCTGACAGCACCCAGTGATGAACACATCTGTGTGCCCAGCCAATCAGAGCTCAGTGTTATTCAGCACTTTTTCCCCAATATGCAGAGCAGCGGGTCACCGCCGAGGAGCACCACGTCGACTCAGA CCTCCACGTCTGAGCAGGACCAGCCAAGATCTTGTCCTGAGACCAATAGTCAGACTGAAATAA ATAAAAGACAGAGAGCAGCCTTGGAGCTGCTGGAGTCTGAGAGAGTTTACGTGTCCCACCTTTCTCTGCTTCTGAAGGCAAACATCTCCTTCAACGGATCAGAAGCCCTCACTTCCAAAGACAAACG tCCATTTCCCAGCTCTTTGAGGTTTCTGATCCAGCAGCACCTTGAGCTCCTTCATACTCTTCAAGAACGTGTGCTCAAATGCCAGTGGCAAGGCATCATGGGAGATATATTCATGAGGCTTACAAGTAAAGAG AGTGATTTCTTGGATTTTTATGTATCCTACCTGAAGGAGCTTCCAGACTGTCTGTCAGTTGTCAACATGCTGGCTACCAGCTCCATGAAGTCTTCGGCCTTGCTTGAG AGTGACATAACAGGTGATGAATCCAAACCCTCCCTCTACACTCTGCTGCTTCAGCCAGTTCAGAGGATCCCCGAGTACCTGCTGCTTTTACAG ggacTACTGAGGCAGACTGATGCAGAGCATCCAGACTACTATCTGCTGCTGGTGTGCATACAGCAGTTCAGGGCTTTTACTACACAGtaccaccacctcctccagcacAATCAGGAGCTTCTGCTGCTCAACCGCAAGGAGGTGAAGAG GTCTACCATGAAACAGCTGTTAAAGACAGTAGAGAGTGGGATTCAAGCCAGCAACACTGGCTCACCGTACCCTTGCAGCAGTGCAATGCT GGAACATGCCAACCAGGTGAGGCGCAGAAAGCAGTGTCTGCTGGAACAGATTCAGTCGCACCGTTTCCAAGATTGGGACCGAGACCAAGAAACTGAAACTCATTGCTACGATGCAGAGTGGCCCTCCCACCTCCCTTTCTTCAGCCATGATCTAGACTCACGGAACCACAAACCAAcag gTCTTGGCAGCATCCCAGAAAGTGAGCCCTCTGAGAGGTCGATGTTGTGCCAGCATCATCTGCCTCCCAGACCTGCAGAGTTCCGCCAGGTTCAGCCGGGATCTGCTCTGGCAGATGCCCTCGGAGAGTTTCTCCTTCCTCCAGATCCCCCTGGGCTGGAGAACCTCTATGAAGAAGATGGAGGCTCTTTTCGTGATACCTCTATGTTGGAccgctgttcttctgcctcttcTGATTCCTCCATTGACATTGCCTTTGTGAAGTGCCCAAAAGCCCCCCCAGCGTCACATCACGGAATAGCAACAAATGTGTCGACTACCCGTGATGTTTTTGGCAACATAGGAAGCCAAGGGAATGGTTATAGCAAACTGCCCAACCGGGGTTGTGTCTCTCCAGACGAAGCTGTTCTTATGCGTCGCAATCAGCATCGCCCCCTTCAGGCCAGCCAACGTAAGAGCAAG TCACTGAATGGGCTGCAAATGGAGAACACAGTGAGTGGTCTGGACAGTGGACCTTTATCAGACCATCTCCAAAGGGTGGGATTGGGCAGCCATGCCAAACTGGAGCGCCAGAGCAGTAAAGGCAGCAAAGGAAGTTCCACCCCCTCCCGTAAGGTCCAGACCCCCTTGGCGAACAGAGCTGACAGTGACAAGCAGAGCCCTGATCTTCATGGACTGCTCAGCATA GACACAGGAATCCAGTCATGGGGCGATGAGTCCAAGTGG
- the slc17a5 gene encoding sialin, translated as MERYGSDVEVDETRTPLIRRGREEEVQKAPACGSSRYTLALLSSYGFFVVYSLRVNLSVAMVDMLNNTHQSTHNHSGTVCPGRADPAVRKHNHTASVYNWDSETQGWILGSFFYGYILTQVPGGYLAGRFGPKWLMGFGILGTVIFTLLTPVAADLGAGYLIAVRVLEGIGEGVTFPAMYTMWAAWAPPLERSRLLTISYIGAQLGTVISLPVSGEIIFYLDWTYVFYIFGAVGLVWFVLWAFFVFDSPNTHPRISEQERLYITSSLKNELSTSASNIPWRSIVTSMPLFAIVVAHFSYNWTFYTLLTLLPTYMSDILGFSIQQNGFLSALPYLGCAVVAVLSGQIADYLRETRKYRTIIVRKSFTLIGMIGPAVFLVAAGYTGCDYTLAVTFLTISSSLGGVSASGFNINHLDIAPSYAGILLGITNTFATIPGMVGPVIARALTQQNTIEEWQIVFYIAAAIDLFGAIFYAVFGKGTVQSWAVHTSFYHAD; from the exons atggagcGGTACGGGTCGGACGTGGAGGTCGACGAGACGAGGACTCCGCTGATTCGCCGGGGACGCGAAGAAGAAGTCCAGAAAG CTCCAGCATGCGGTTCATCACGCTACACCCTGGCATTGCTTTCCTCTTATGGCTTCTTTGTAGTCTATTCCTTGAGGGTAAACCTCAGTGTGGCGATGGTGGACATGCTCAACAACACCCACCAATCAACCCACAACCACAGCGGCACAGTGTGCCCTGGCCGTGCCGACCCTGCAGTTCGCAAACACAATCACACG GCCAGTGTTTACAACTGGGACTCAGAAACACAGGGATGGATCCTGGGCTCTTTTTTCTACGGGTACATCCTGACACAAGTCCCTGGGGGCTACCTCGCTGGCCGCTTTGGACCAAAATGGCTGATGGGCTTTGGGATCCTGGGGACTGTAATTTTTACACTGCTTACCCCTGTGGCTGCTGACCTGGGTGCAGGCTACCTCATTGCTGTCAGAGTGCTGGAGGGGATTGGCGAG GGTGTTACATTCCCAGCAATGTACACCATGTGGGCAGCCTGGGCCCCACCGCTGGAGAGGAGCCGACTTCTCACCATTTCCTACATTG GAGCACAGCTGGGGACAGTAATAAGTCTCCCTGTATCTGGTGAAATCATCTTTTACCTGGACTGGACCTATGTCTTCTATATATTTG GTGCTGTCGGGCTGGTGTGGTTCGTCCTGTGGGCTTTTTTCGTCTTTGACAGCCCGAATACCCATCCACGAATATCAGAGCAGGAGAGACTCTATATCACCTCCTCGCTCAAGAATGAG CTGTCCACCTCGGCGAGCAACATCCCCTGGCGATCCATAGTGACTTCGATGCCACTGTTTGCCATTGTTGTGGCTCACTTCTCTTACAACTGGACCTTCTACACCCTCCTCACTCTGCTGCCAACCTACATGAGTGACATCCTGGGATTTAGCATACAGCAG AATGGTTTTCTGTCGGCTCTGCCTTACCTGGGATGTGCTGTGGTCGCTGTGCTGAGCGGCCAAATTGCCGACTATCTGCGAGAGACCCGCAAATACCGCACTATCATTGTCAGGAAGTCCTTCACCCTCATTG GGATGATTGGGCCAGCAGTGTTCCTGGTGGCAGCAGGTTATACAGGCTGTGACTACACCTTGGCTGTGACCTTCCTCACCATCTCCTCTTCTCTCGGAGGAGTGTCAGCATCTGGCTTCAACATCAACCACCTCGACATTGCTCCTTC ATATGCCGGTATTCTCCTAGGAATCACCAACACCTTTGCCACCATTCCTGGCATGGTGGGACCAGTCATAGCAAGAGCTCTGACTCAGCAG AACACCATTGAAGAATGGCAGATTGTTTTCTACATTGCTGCTGCCATCGACCTGTTTGGGGCAATATTCTACGCTGTGTTTGGTAAAGGAACAGTGCAGTCCTGGGCTGTCCACACATCCTTCTATCATGCAGACTGA